GTTGTGCAGCGTTTCGAGTGCGGGCGTCGCGGAGCCTAAGATAATCGGGATCTGCTCGCTATGCGCCCGGTAGACCGCCAGATCGCGCGCGTGATAGCGCCAGCCTTCCTGCTGTTTATAAGAGCTGTCGTGCTCTTCATCGATAACAATCACGCCGAGATTTTTAAAGGGCGTAAACAGCGCCGAGCGCGTGCCGATGACAATCGCCGCCTCGCCGCTTTTGGCTTTCAGCCAGGCTGCCAGCCGCTCACTGTCGTTGAGCGCGGAGTGCAGCACCTCGACGGGCGCGTTGAAACGCTCGCGAAAGCGGGCAATGGTCTGGGGTGTCAGGCCGATTTCCGGCACCAGCACCAGCGCCTGTTTTCCCTGCGCGAGCGTGTTTTCGAGCACGCTTAAATAGACTTCGGTTTTCCCGGAGCCGGTCACGCCCGCCAGCAGCCAGGCGCAGAAGTTATCGGCTTCGCCGCGAATGGCACCCACGGCCGTCGCCTGCTCGGTGTTAAGCCGCAGCCTGTCGCCGGATACCGAAAACTGACCGCGCCAGTCGGCGACCGGCGGCAGTTCGCTGCCAAGCTCGCACAGCCCTTTGGCGCGCAGCGCCTGAAGCGCGGCGTCGTTAAACGTCATCTGCGCCACTTCATGCCGCCAGAGCCTGCCCTGACGCAGCGCCGCCAGCGCCTGCTGCTGCTTTGGCGAACGCTTCAGGCTGTTGAGATCGACCGCCTGGCCCTCTTCGGTGGCGAACCAGTACCAGAGCGGCGCGTGGCTTGCGGGTTTGCCCTGGCGTAACAGCACCGGCAGCGCGTGGAAGAGTACTTCGCCAATCGGGTGATGATAATAATCGGCCGCCCACAGCAGCATGCGCCAGAGCACCGGCGGGTAGAGCGATTCGCTGTCCAGCACTTCCACCACGCTTTTCAGCTCATCAAGCGGCAGCTCGCTCTCGTCGCCAACCGCCACGACCACGCCGACGCGCTGCTGGCGGCCGAACGGCACGCGCACGCGACAGCCTGCCGCCGCCGTCATGGCATCGGGCAGCAGATAGTCAAAGGTGCGGGCAAGCGGAACGGGCAGAGCGACGCGGGCGACAGGCATGAAGGCATCCGGGCTGATAAAAGTAGCGTGATAGTGTACACTGTGTGTTCATAAATTTGCGGATCAGTTTGCATGAGGCGGTTATTTTCTGTATGATTCGCCGCCTTTGATGCCCTTTAAAAGTATCAAACCGACTTTATCAACATCGCGTGGTGTCTGGCGTAAGGGCTGGAAGAGCGACGCGGCCTTAACTGAGGTTTCCCATGAAAAAAGATATTCACCCGAAATATGTTGAAATCACCGCTACCTGCTCCTGCGGTAACGTGATCAAAACTCGCTCCACCGTTGGCCACGACCTGAACCTGGACGTGTGCGGCAACTGCCACCCGTTCTTCACTGGTAAACAGCGTGTTGTTGATACCGGTGGTCGTGTTGAGCGTTTCAACAAACGCTTCAGCATCCCGGGCAGCAAATAAGTTTCCCGAAAAAAGGCGCCAGACGGCGCCTTTTTTGTTGCTCTCGAGCATAAAACAAAGGCGCCTGTGGGCGCCTTTGTCGTTGATGCGAATCAGTATTCCCAGGTATCCGGGTCGATACCCATTTCACGCATGATTACCTTGGCCTCTTCGGGGATCTCATCGCTGCGCTCTTTGCGCAGGTCATCGTCGTCCGGCAAGGGCTGGCCGGTAAAGGCGTGAAGGAATGCCTCGCACAGCAGCTCGCTGTTAGTGGCATGGCGCAGGTTATTCACCTGACGACGGGTGCGTTCATCGGTGAGGATTTTTAACACCTTCAGAGGAATGGAAACCGTAATTTTTTTGACCTGTTCACTCTTCTTGCCGTGCTCAGCGTAGGGGCTGATATATTCGCCGTTCCATTCAGCCATGAGATACCTTTAATCCTCTCAGTCATTAGAAAAAGATTAAAACCGGATAGGTCTCACGGTCTTAACCCGATAGTCTGTTGTTCAGCAGCGTAGAATAATACCGTGACTTCCGTACCGATGCTGCATCACTACCCTATAAAACACATAATTTTAACGGCTAATCCTGTTTTGCTCAATCTATACGCAAAGAAGTTTAGATGTCCAGATGTATTGACGTCTATACTGGCAATGTTTACTCTGTCCCTCACTTTTCTCCGATAATGCCAGGAAACGACTCCTCATGACGCGTAAACAGGCCACCATCGCAGTGCGCAGCGGGCTCAATGACGACGAGCAGTACGGCTGCGTCGTTCCGCCGATTCACCTCTCCAGCACCTACAACTTCACCGGTTTTAATGAGCCGCGCGCGCATGACTATTCTCGTCGCGGCAACCCGACGCGCGATGTGGTTCAGCGCGCGCTGGCGGAGCTGGAAGGCGGCGCGGGCGCTGTGCTGACCAACACCGGCATGTCGGCGATCCATCTGGCGACGACCGTTTTCCTGAAGCCCGGCGATCTGCTGGTGGCCCCGCACGACTGCTACGGTGGTAGTTATCGCCTTTTTGACAGCCTCGCGAAACGCGGCTGTTATCGCGTCGAATTTGTCGATCAGGGTGATGAGGCGGCGCTGAAAGCAGCGCTTGCCGAACAACCGAAACTGGTGCTGGTGGAAAGCCCGAGCAATCCCTTGTTGCGCGTGGTGGATATTGCGAAAATTTGCGAACTTTCGCGCGCGGCCGGAGCCATAAGTGTGGTGGATAATACGTTCCTGAGCCCGGCGTTACAGAATCCGCTGGCGCTGGGGGCCGATCTGGTTCTGCACTCCTGCACCAAATACCTCAACGGGCACTCCGATGTGGTGGCGGGCGTAGTGATTGCGAAAGATCCCGACACCGTTACCGAGCTTGCCTGGTGGGCCAATAACATCGGTGTGACCGGCGGCGCGTTCGACAGCTACCTGCTGCTGCGTGGCCTGCGTACATTGAGCCCGCGTATGGAAGTGGCGCAGCGTAACGCCAGCGCGATTGTCGATTTCCTTAAGCAGCAGCCGCGGGTGAAAAAGTTGTATCATCCGTCGCTGCCGGAGAATGCGGGGCATGAGATAGCCGTACGTCAGCAAAAGGGCTTCGGCGCGATGCTGAGTTTTGAACTGGATGGCGACGAACAGACGCTGCGCCGTTTCCTCGGCGCGCTGGAGCTGTTCACGCTGGCAGAATCGTTAGGTGGCGTGGAGAGCCTGATTTCTCACGCCGCGACGATGACCCACGCGGGCATGGCGCCGGAAGCGCGCGCCGCCGCGGGCATCTCCGAGACGCTGCTGCGTATTTCGACCGGTATTGAAGATAGCGAAGATTTAATTGCCGACCTGGAAAAAGCATTCCAGGCGGCGGGCTAAGGGGTAAGCATGAGTGTTACAGCGCCTGCAGGGACGAACGGTCGTCAGCTGCACAAATTTGGCGGCAGCAGTCTCGCCGACGTGAAATGTTACCTGCGCGTGGCGGGTATCATGGCCGACTATTCCCGCGCCGGGGATATGATGGTGGTGTCCGCGGCGGGCAGCACGACCAACCAGCTGATCAGCTGGCTGAAATTAAGCCAGAGCGATCGTCTCTCCGCGCATCAGGTGCAACAGGCGCTGCGCCGTTATCAGAGCGAGCTTATCTCCGGGCTGCTGCCTGCCGCGGTTGCTGACGGGCTTATCAGCGAATTTATTCACGACCTTGAGCGCCTGGCCGCGCTGCTGGACGGCACCATCACCGACGCGGTTTACGCCGAAGTTGTCGGCCACGGCGAGATCTGGTCCGCGCGCCTGATGGCCGCCGTGCTGAATCATCAAGGCATTGACGCCGCCTGGCTCGACGCGCGCGATTTCCTGCGTGCAGAGCGCGCCGCGCAGCCGCAGGTAAACGAAGGCCTTTCTTTCCCGCTGTTGCAGCAGTTGCTGGTGCAGCACCCGAATAAACGTTTAGTCGTCACCGGGTTTATCTGCCGTAATGACGCGGGCGAAACCGTGCTGCTCGGCCGTAACGGCTCCGACTATTCAGCAACGCAAATCGGCGCGCTGGCGGGTGTCTCGCGCGTCACCATCTGGAGCGACGTGGCGGGCGTTTACAGCGCCGACCCGCGCAAAGTTAAAGACGCCTGCCTCCTGCCGCTGCTGCGCCTTGATGAGGCGAGCGAGCTGGCGCGTCTGGCTGCACCCGTGCTGCACGCCCGCACGTTGCAGCCCGTTTCCGGCAGCGATATCGATTTACAGCTGCGTTGCAGCTACAGCCCGGAGCAAGGCTCCACGCGCATTGAGCGCGTGCTGGCCTCCGGCACCGGCGCGCGTATCGTCACCAGTCATGACGATGTCTGTCTTATCGAATTTGAAGTGCCGTCGCATCAGGATTTCAAACTGGCGCATAAAGAGGTTGATGCGCTCTTAAGACGCGCCCAGTTGCGTCCGCTGTCGGTCGGCGTGCATCCCGACCGCCGCCTGCTGCAACTCTGCTACACCTCAGAAGTGGTTGGCAGCGCGCTCAAACTGCTGGAAGACGCCGCGCTGCCGGGCGAGCTGCGCCTGCGGGAAGGGCTGGCGCTGGTGGCGCTGGTGGGGGCGGGTGTGTGCCGCAACCCGCTGCACAGCCACCGTTTCTGGCAGCAACTCAAAGATCAGCCGGTAGAGTTTATCTGGCAGTCGGAAGAGGCCATCAGCCTTGTGGCGGTGCTGCGTACCGGCCCGACGGAGAGCCTGATCCAGGGGCTGCATCAGTCGCTGTTCCGCGCGGAAAAACGTATCGGGCTGATGCTCTTCGGTAAAGGGAATATCGGCTCGCGCTGGCTGGAACTGTTCGCGCGCGAGCAGGAGACGCTTTCTGCCCGCACCGGCCTTGAGTTTGTGCTGGCGGGCGTGGTGGACAGCCGCCGCAGCCTGCTCAATTACGACGGTCTTGACGCGAGCCGCGCGCTGGCGTTCTTCAATGATGAAGCGGTGGAGCAGGATGAAGAGTCGCTGTTCCTGTGGATGCGCGCGCACCCGTATGACGATTTAGTGGTGCTGGACGTGACCGCAAGCCAGGATCTGGCGGACCAGTATCTCGATTTCGCCAGCTACGGTTTCCATGTCATCAGCGCCAATAAACTGGCGGGCGCGAGTAACAGCCAGAATTACCGCCAGATCCGCGACGCGTTTGCGAAAACGGGCCGTCACTGGCTCTATAACGCGACCGTGGGTGCCGGGCTGCCGGTCAACCACACGGTGCGCGATCTGCGCGACAGCGGCGATTCGATTCTCTCCATCAGCGGGATCTTCTCCGGCACGCTGTCGTGGCTGTTTTTACAGTTCGACGGTACGGTGCCATTTACCGAGCTGGTGGATCAGGCGTGGCAGCAGGGATTGACCGAGCCAGACCCGCGCGTGGATCTCTCCGGTAAGGATGTGATGCGCAAGTTAGTTATCCTGGCGCGTGAGGCGGGCTACGATATCGAGCCCGATCAGGTGCGCGTGGAGTCGCTGGTGCCTGCCGGGTGCGAAGAGGGCTCGGTGGATCACTTCTTTGAATATGGCGACGCGCTGAACGAGCAGATGGTGCAGCGTCTTGAGGCGGCGCGCGAGCTGGGCCTGGTGCTGCGCTACGTGGCGCGTTTTGACGCCAATGGTAAGGCGCGCGTCGGCGTCGAGGCGGTGCGTCCTGAGCATCCGCTGGCGTCGCTGCTGCCGTGCGATAACGTGTTCGCCATTGAAAGCCGCTGGTATCGCGATAACCCGTTAGTTATCCGCGGGCCAGGTGCCGGGCGCGACGTGACCGCCGGTGCGATTCAGTCAGATCTCAACCGTCTGGCGCAGTTGCTCTGATTTCACCGTGGTGGGTGCGCTTCGCTTACCCACCCTACATAACTCATACATTTTATTTTGTAGGGCGGGTAAGTGCAGCGCACCCGCCATGCCAGATAACACCTCAACGCCACATCCTTCGTAGGGCGGGTAAGCGCCAGCGCACCCGCCATGTCAGATAACATCTCAATGCCACATCCTTCGTAGGGCGGGTAAGCGCCAGCGCACCCGCCATGCCAGATAACAACTCAACGCCACATCCCCTGTAGGGCGGGTAAGCGCCAGCGCACCCGCCGTGCCAGATAACACTTCAACACCACATCCTCTGTAGGGCGGGTAAGCGCAGCGCACCCGCCATGCCAGATAACACCCCACGCCTTTCTTCCGCTGTACAACCCTTGCGCATTTCCCCGTCATGAACCTTTTTCATCTTCGCTGAAAAATACTCACATCAAGTGATGATTTACCTGTTGACGCCATACGGCTTTTCCGTCATTTTTACATCTGGACGTCTAAACGTATAGAAGTCAACACACGCGACCACGACACAGCGATTGATGAGGTAAGGTATGAGTTTTTTTCACGCCAACCAGCGGGAGGCCCTGAATCAGAGCCTCGCAGAAGTGCAGGGACAGATTAACGTCTCGTTTGAATTTTTCCCGCCGCGCACCAGTGAAATGGAGCAGACCCTGTGGTCCTCTATCGATCGCTTAAGCAGCCTGAAGCCGAAATTTGTGTCGGTCACCTACGGCGCCAACTCCGGCGAGCGCGACCGCACCCACAGCATCATCAAAGGTATTAAAGACCGCACCGGCCTTGAAGCCGCGCCGCACCTCACCTGCATTGACGCCTCGCCGGATGAGCTGCGCACCATCGCGCGCGACTACTGGAACAACGGCATTCGCCATATCGTCGCGCTGCGCGGCGACCTGCCTGCTGGCAGCGGCAAACCGGAAATGTACGCCAGCGATCTGGTGGCGCTGTTAAAAGAGGTCGCCGATTTCGATATCTCCGTCGCGGCGTATCCGGAAGTACACCCGGAGGCGAAAAGTGCGCAGGCCGATCTGCTCAATCTGCGCCGTAAAATCGACGCGGGCGCTAACCGCGCCATCACCCAGTTCTTCTTTGACGTCGAAAGCTATCTGCGCTTTCGCGACCGCTGCGCGGCGACGGGCATTGATGTGGAAATCATCCCTGGCATTCTGCCGGTCTCCAACTTTAAGCAGGCGAAAAAGTTTGCCGACATGACCAACGTTCGCATTCCGTCCTGGATGTCGCAGATGTTTGCCGGGCTTGATGACGACGCCGAAACCCGCAAGCTGGTCGGCGCTAACATTGCGATGGACATGGTGAAGATTCTAAGCCGCGAAGGCGTAAAAGATTTCCACTTCTATACGCTTAACCGCGCGGAAATGAGTTACGCCATCTGCCATACGCTGGGTGTAAGACCGGCGGTGGCGGCATAAGCCTAAAATATATTCATACAAAGGAGGCCTTTGCCTCCTTTATTATTTCCCCCTGGAAATTATTTCATTTCGCCGGAAAGTGATCCGGCGCAGTATAAATAAAACAGATGGCTTCACGCTTTTCTGAAATATTCTCTGCTTTTAAATTAATTATTATCTATTTCCGCTCTATTAATTTTATGATTTAATTTAAGAAGATAAATAAAGCTAACTTAAGGTAAATTTACCATAATAGATTTATGGCAGGGTACATCTTTCATTAATATATGGCCTTTCCGCATATCGATGGCCGCATGCTTGTGCTGAAGTATCGGCTGCCGATCAGCTGATTAGACAAGGTGCAGATCCTGCCACGATAAAGTTTACAGAAGCGGTTAGACCGCGTGATGTCTGGAAGAAAGAGACAATTCCCGCAGACGCTGTTATCCCTCCATGCGAAAACTGTCAAGTAACATGGCCTAAAGGTAATTAAGAATGAACAAATTAAACGTAGAATGGATGCCAGAATTTGGCAGCATTTATACCTGGTTTGCCGCTGATAAATATGGGCGTGTTAGCCTTATGCTTAACAACTGCTTTGGAGATTTACCTAAGTCGTTGTTATGCATTGATAATTTTGAAGCACTGCTTGACAGTATGAGTGAATTCGTATGGGAAGAGTCATCTGATTATTCAACTTATCCTGCTGATAAATGCGGCGATTTTACGGTGGATTTATTCTCAGCATGGCGCTTCAGGGAGAATCTCAATAAAGAATATGTGATAAATAAATTAAAAGATGAGTGGGCGAAAACAGGAAAATACAGCGATGCTAACCTGGCTATTAATAAAGGGTTGTTTATTTACTGGGGAGTAGAAGGCTCTTCCCCGGGACAAGACTATCCTTTTGGATATGAAGGTGAAACTAAAATGGGCGATTATTTCAGATATATAGTCCCCACAAAATTTGCTTCGATTAAAGATTTTCCGCCCGCGCTTCGCAGTGGTATAGCGGTATCAAGCACCCTTGATTTCACGGTTGATCGGGTACTGGATAACGATAAAATTAATGATTATTTCCCGGCAGTTTTTTCTCCTGGCTAACCCTGTTGCACTTTTTGAAAATGCAAGGCCGCGCTGAATGCTGACTTCCCTATCATTGAAGGGAGCAGGAAAACGGCTGGAAGCGCCGCTCTTTGCGAACAGAATGATAAGAACGGTCAGGGTTGGCGAACGTGACTACGTAAAACGTCCGTGAGTCGCAAGCGAGGCGTGCATATTCATAATACAAACGCTTGCAGGACTATAGATATAACGCTACTTCTCACGAACGGTTCAGTAAGCGCAACCTTGCAACTTCACAGCTCGCAGCAATGTCCCGGATCATCGCAGGAGCGGCTGATACGGTATCTAACCCTACTCGTACGACCGAGGACGAAAGCATGGGTGTCACTGCGCTAATGATGGAACTGAAAACCGCGTAACCCTTGCGGGCTTACAGAGAGGAGGCGCAAGCCTCCTTTGTTGTGGCTGGCGCTAACGCGATTGTTACAAAACATATCAATTACTGCGCCACACAACTTGTACAAGAAGATTATTATCTGTACAGGTTATTTTCCCTTAAGTTAAATCTCAGCGTGCTTTCGCTTTCTCTGGAGATTATTACGCTCGCCGCTGCTATTTCTGACTGTTAGCACACATATTATTGCGACTGTTTTGATATTAATAAACAAAACAGGTGTAACAGCTATCGTAGCGATATAAAAATACACGTTATGCCTTATTCATTATTGCCGATATGCTGTGTAAGAAACCTTCCTGGATAGCAATAATGATTAGCAAGATAACTAATATTTTAAAAAACGACGCGGCGTTCTCAGCGATAAAAGCGCATATGGCGGTTATTCTTTTCCGCCCCGACGGCACGATTGTGGAAGCGAATCCGGCTTTCCAGGCGGCTATGGGATATTCGCTTAATGAACTGGTGGGTAAGCATCACCGTATGTTCTGCGCGCCGGAATATGCCGCCAGCCCTGAATATAAGCAGTTCTGGCAACGGCTCGGGCGCGGCGAAACCTTCAGCGATAAATTCCAGCGCTATAAAAAAGACGGCAGCGAAATGTGGCTGGAGGCGAACTATATTCCGGTCATCGGTAAAAACAACAACGTTGAGTATGTTCTTAAACTGGCGCGTGATATCTCAGGAAGGATCCATGACGCGCTGAACAAAGACGCCATCCTCAAGGCGGCGCACCGCTCAATGGCGATCATTGAGTTTACGCCGGACGGGCATATCGTCTCGGCGAACGAGAACTTCTGTAAGGCTTCCGGGTACACGCTGAACGAAATCATCGGCAAGCATCACCGTATTTTCTGTGAGCGCGAGTACGCGATGAGCGCGGAATACGCGGATTTCTGGCGCAAGCTGAACCGCGGCGAATTCGCCTCCGGGGATTTCCGCCGCGTCACGAAACAGCGCCATGAACTCTGGCTGCGT
The genomic region above belongs to Cronobacter malonaticus LMG 23826 and contains:
- the rpmE gene encoding 50S ribosomal protein L31, with the protein product MKKDIHPKYVEITATCSCGNVIKTRSTVGHDLNLDVCGNCHPFFTGKQRVVDTGGRVERFNKRFSIPGSK
- the metJ gene encoding met regulon transcriptional regulator MetJ, whose protein sequence is MAEWNGEYISPYAEHGKKSEQVKKITVSIPLKVLKILTDERTRRQVNNLRHATNSELLCEAFLHAFTGQPLPDDDDLRKERSDEIPEEAKVIMREMGIDPDTWEY
- the metB gene encoding cystathionine gamma-synthase, yielding MTRKQATIAVRSGLNDDEQYGCVVPPIHLSSTYNFTGFNEPRAHDYSRRGNPTRDVVQRALAELEGGAGAVLTNTGMSAIHLATTVFLKPGDLLVAPHDCYGGSYRLFDSLAKRGCYRVEFVDQGDEAALKAALAEQPKLVLVESPSNPLLRVVDIAKICELSRAAGAISVVDNTFLSPALQNPLALGADLVLHSCTKYLNGHSDVVAGVVIAKDPDTVTELAWWANNIGVTGGAFDSYLLLRGLRTLSPRMEVAQRNASAIVDFLKQQPRVKKLYHPSLPENAGHEIAVRQQKGFGAMLSFELDGDEQTLRRFLGALELFTLAESLGGVESLISHAATMTHAGMAPEARAAAGISETLLRISTGIEDSEDLIADLEKAFQAAG
- a CDS encoding bifunctional aspartate kinase/homoserine dehydrogenase II, coding for MSVTAPAGTNGRQLHKFGGSSLADVKCYLRVAGIMADYSRAGDMMVVSAAGSTTNQLISWLKLSQSDRLSAHQVQQALRRYQSELISGLLPAAVADGLISEFIHDLERLAALLDGTITDAVYAEVVGHGEIWSARLMAAVLNHQGIDAAWLDARDFLRAERAAQPQVNEGLSFPLLQQLLVQHPNKRLVVTGFICRNDAGETVLLGRNGSDYSATQIGALAGVSRVTIWSDVAGVYSADPRKVKDACLLPLLRLDEASELARLAAPVLHARTLQPVSGSDIDLQLRCSYSPEQGSTRIERVLASGTGARIVTSHDDVCLIEFEVPSHQDFKLAHKEVDALLRRAQLRPLSVGVHPDRRLLQLCYTSEVVGSALKLLEDAALPGELRLREGLALVALVGAGVCRNPLHSHRFWQQLKDQPVEFIWQSEEAISLVAVLRTGPTESLIQGLHQSLFRAEKRIGLMLFGKGNIGSRWLELFAREQETLSARTGLEFVLAGVVDSRRSLLNYDGLDASRALAFFNDEAVEQDEESLFLWMRAHPYDDLVVLDVTASQDLADQYLDFASYGFHVISANKLAGASNSQNYRQIRDAFAKTGRHWLYNATVGAGLPVNHTVRDLRDSGDSILSISGIFSGTLSWLFLQFDGTVPFTELVDQAWQQGLTEPDPRVDLSGKDVMRKLVILAREAGYDIEPDQVRVESLVPAGCEEGSVDHFFEYGDALNEQMVQRLEAARELGLVLRYVARFDANGKARVGVEAVRPEHPLASLLPCDNVFAIESRWYRDNPLVIRGPGAGRDVTAGAIQSDLNRLAQLL
- the metF gene encoding methylenetetrahydrofolate reductase yields the protein MSFFHANQREALNQSLAEVQGQINVSFEFFPPRTSEMEQTLWSSIDRLSSLKPKFVSVTYGANSGERDRTHSIIKGIKDRTGLEAAPHLTCIDASPDELRTIARDYWNNGIRHIVALRGDLPAGSGKPEMYASDLVALLKEVADFDISVAAYPEVHPEAKSAQADLLNLRRKIDAGANRAITQFFFDVESYLRFRDRCAATGIDVEIIPGILPVSNFKQAKKFADMTNVRIPSWMSQMFAGLDDDAETRKLVGANIAMDMVKILSREGVKDFHFYTLNRAEMSYAICHTLGVRPAVAA
- a CDS encoding methyl-accepting chemotaxis protein, which encodes MISKITNILKNDAAFSAIKAHMAVILFRPDGTIVEANPAFQAAMGYSLNELVGKHHRMFCAPEYAASPEYKQFWQRLGRGETFSDKFQRYKKDGSEMWLEANYIPVIGKNNNVEYVLKLARDISGRIHDALNKDAILKAAHRSMAIIEFTPDGHIVSANENFCKASGYTLNEIIGKHHRIFCEREYAMSAEYADFWRKLNRGEFASGDFRRVTKQRHELWLRASYSPVFDDKGRLYRVVKFAYDVTAEVQKSRDERQATERAEAVSRETLTKTVEIRKTLDDCVTAMENIQSNMEQVIGIVTNLKNDSESIMDLSSVIAQIATQTKLLSLNASVEAARAGDSGKGFSVVATEVKSLADRIDDATGKITRITEKNDNLTKSALDSICRSGKEVASTTAISREALTLTKEIEGYAKNILEAVNAIGKVINA